The Brassica napus cultivar Da-Ae chromosome C1, Da-Ae, whole genome shotgun sequence DNA segment TTCTATTGATAGCACCGACATTTCCTCTGTTATCCTCACACGTAATCAAACCCAATCTACCACCGTAGTTAACCATATCCCCAGTCAGCATAGCTCTTCCGAGACTTCCCTTGGCTTCAATAGGCCTGAACATCTCAGACCTAACGTCAAAGCAAACTATTAAAAAAGTCTGTGTTGACTGATTAATAGATTTGTAATACAAAACACCATCGATGCATATCTCTTTAGGTAGTGGATAATCATAATGGGGAATGCAACACTCGAGCATTCTCCATGAACGGTTCGGAGATCCTAATGTCAGAACTTGATAGTGTCCTCCATCGCTTGTCATGCACAGCACCTTGTATTGTTTATCAACAGGATCATACCCAAACATGCTCCTCAGCTTAAGCCTCCTCGTCTCCGTCTCCACTTTGGGTAAATGCAAGACTTGTCTGGTGCTAGGGTTACAAATCGCCAACGCTGTCTCCTTCTCTCCATCTAAGACCCGCACGTGTTTAACACAGACCAAACCATAGACAGGACGACCACAGCTAATCTCACCGAAACCACCAAACGACAACTTCATATGACGGCTGGCGACTataggaggaggagaagaggaaCAGCTCACTGTTTGTCACACGCGCGTGCAAGAGCTGCGGGGGGCGAGAAGAGGATTTGGTTAAGAAGAGTTCCGTGAAATATGGAAGGCGGAGTACGGATGCCCAGAGCTTCGAGACGCAGCGGCATATCGCTATTGATTTCAACGGTAGCCTCGAGAAGATGTCCACTATGACATCGGTTGGGATCGGCGATGCGGAGCTGCCTTCTCTTACGTTATCTGAGGTTTTCGATAGCATGTTGCGTTGAGAGTCCCAGGAAAGGTTGAGAGTCTGCTGCGTTTCCATGGCTAGAGAGAGCGAACAAGCCAATGCCCTTTTCAGAGGCGGTCAAAGGGTAAAGGAGCTTATCGTGATGGTGCGCATAAGCGAAGGTGAAACCGATTGTGATGTAATGGGTTTTGAGTAAGCCCATAAAGCTCAAAACTAAGGCCCATAAATAGCAGAATTTCGTTTTGTATCATCGTCATTCGTCAACAAGATATATTcttacaattttaaattttatttgtaccCGTGGGGGTTGGAATGAAACATTCTAAAAAGATGTcatttctaaaagaaaaaaaaattatatgttaaatataaaataaaaagagttacatcagtgttacaaaaaaaaaaaaaagagttacatCAAACTATCAAAGAAACAGGAGATGTTTGCATATATCTTAGCTTCCGCTACATCAAAGATCCAATTAGAAACGGATCTGGCGGATAAATTTATTCTATACCCATATAGATATCTAGTACATTTCGGTTCCATTTAATATCtgaatcatattatatttttatgacaTGGAAGAGTTTACATTTAAGTTGAACTTTCCTGATTAGCAAATACTGGCTCACTTTCCTTATAAGCTGTCATCGGTCTCAAACAAGAATAAGATCAAATAGAAACCGAGTGGTAACGTGGTTGCCTAATCTCCTATCCAACATGAGTTCCTGTCACAGCAATATCAATTTCGTAAATGTTTTACtggaattttatatatttacaatatgCAAGAGTTTTACATGTTGAAATGGTCCAGTGGAAACATTGTTGTCTATTTGTCTATCCAACCTGAGTCTAGTAATGATGGTGACATTTTTTAACATTCTGGATTTTATGGTATACATTTTGGTTCAATCGCATACCAGATCGGTTCTGAGTAGAAACCGAAGCGATGAGTAATGAAAACCGTCATGTAAAAAGGCTGTAATCGAAACCGATCGAAACCGGCTCATTTCAGTTTGGTTCTTGTTCTATTTGGTTAAAATGCCCGGGCCTGAGAAAAATATGGAGAGGTCTCTTTGTTACGTCAAGACCACACGAACAAAAAACTTCGCCTATGGAATGTGTAAGTAGCCAGAACTAGAAACACCTCAATCTTTTTCCTTTGATTTGCTTCACGTCTGATGGAAAGTAACAATGAATTGCAGACTGGTTGAGCCTTCCTTGGAGGCAAATAGGCTAAAAACTGAGGAGCTGGCGAAAATTCTAATAATACATTTCCAGTTTGGTTGGACAAATTTTCTTGATCTGCTCGTTGGTATTGGTCTCGAGCCGCCGAGGTAGAGGTCATGACAAGGGACTGATTGTGCCACAAGATCTTACCAAAACAGTAGCATTCAAAGTTTGTCATGcagagaacttttttttttttaatcatttcagTGAGGTATGATAAGCTTTGGGATGCAAGAAAAGCACTCATGCCACAACCACAAGCAGCTGATAGATACACAATTCGTTAAACGATAACGAGAAATCAAATGTATTCCATAGTAAAGGCAATTGGTTTTGCTTAGCTATATGATTCACATACAACAACTTAACACTTCTACTTCCATTAGCAAACAAAATCACAAGTTAGAACAATCATTGATCACTataaagagtaaaaaaaaaaaaaaaggagtggATTAGATCATTAGAAAATATTCACatccaaaaagaaataaaaactgaaTTTAATTAATCGTACATATATTAAGATCTGTCTCATGATCAACTGACGAGAACCTAAAAGCTAAACAGAGTGTCCAGTTTAAGAAGTACCTAAACATCATAGAGCTTCACGTCCTCCACATGATCTAAAACGACGTGATCCATATAATAGTCAGACACATCTATTCCTTGGATTTCAACAAATCTTACGACGACAGTGTCCCTCTTGGTATTTAAGTAGCAAAGGTAGAAAGAAGGGTAGGATGGACAGCTCGGCGCCAACACAATCTCGTTTGTCCGAGTCACTCCAGCAAAGAATAAATAGTCTCTTCCAACTAGATTCTTCCACAAAGCTGGCAATAAGTAGATATGATCCGACCATTCTTGTTTTTCGACATCTTCTAGAACCCACAGTTGAACACTTGTACTTCTTTCACTAACAGAGCTTCGAAAATACCCATTATCTTCAGAAATAAATAAACCTAATTTACCACTGTAGTTTATCAGAGCTCCACGGAGCAGTGCGCTTTGTAGTGTTACCTTTACTTCAATAAAACTGAACTTCTCAGATCTAAGGTCAAAGCAAACTATTAAATAAGCCTCTGTTGACTTATTAATAGATTTATAATACAAAACGCCATTGATACATATCTCTTTAGGTGGATAACCATAATGGGGGATGCAACACTCGAGCATTCTCCATGACCGGTCTGGAGCTCCTAGTGTCAGAACTTGATGCTCTTgatattttgaactttttatgAATCGGATCATACCCAAACATACTCCTCACCACAGGTCTACTCGTCTTTACTTTGGGTAAATGTAGGACTTGCCTGGTGCTAGGGTTACATATAAACAGGACGACCACAACGAATTTCACCGAAACTACCAAAGGACAACTTCATATGACAGTTGGCGACGACAGAAGGCAAGTTCTCCTGCAGATATTGAGGGTGtggtgaagagaagaagaacagcTCACGATTTTTTATCGGTGCGAGCGGAAGATTTCGTTAAGAAGAGGTCGGTGAAATCTGGAAGGCGGAGTATGGAGGCCCAGAGCTTCGATACGCAGCGACATATGGCTATTGACTTCAACGACAGCCTCGAGAAGATCTCGATTATGAGATCTGTTGGTATCGGCAATGCTGTGTATTCATGGCTCAGCTTAAAACCCTAGAGAGACGAAACAGTCAATGCGACGGGCTTCAACAGGCGGACGAAACAGTTAAGTTTATcgcaatggttttttttttgttgaagaaattagaactttatttatttttgaaacctAAATTCATTACACAAATATGGAATAAAAatgctattatttttttttcatgaaaatACCATTATTTTTCATAAGTTCGGATTATTcatgaa contains these protein-coding regions:
- the LOC106372730 gene encoding F-box protein DOR-like, encoding METQQTLNLSWDSQRNMLSKTSDNVREGSSASPIPTDVIVDIFSRLPLKSIAICRCVSKLWASVLRLPYFTELFLTKSSSRPPQLLHARVTNSELCGRPVYGLVCVKHVRVLDGEKETALAICNPSTRQVLHLPKVETETRRLKLRSMFGYDPVDKQYKVLCMTSDGGHYQVLTLGSPNRSWRMLECCIPHYDYPLPKEICIDGVLYYKSINQSTQTFLIVCFDVRSEMFRPIEAKGSLGRAMLTGDMVNYGGRLGLITCEDNRGNVGAINRRSSRFKLWVLEDVEKQEWSDRVFVLPAEWKNVVGEHRLNFVGVASRTNEIVLSSWYPINRFYLFYFDPEIDTVVRVEMQGVDMDVSNYAVLQTFLDHVEDVKLYA